One Curtobacterium herbarum genomic window carries:
- the ypfJ gene encoding KPN_02809 family neutral zinc metallopeptidase: MTFNDDTRLQGGKVKRRGRTTAIGGGAVGVTAIVVFLIAQFTGVDLGGLVGGGGGLTPIQQGGAEATPIAECRTGRDANADVECRMEGAAESLDAYWSAESRELGTAYSTPDFFLFDGSTDTGCGTASAATGPFYCPPDRAVFLDTAFYDDLQSTYGSSGGPLAQMYVVAHEWGHHVQQLQGTFAATDRSGTGAASGSVRVELQADCYAGAWVGDAATTKAADGSTFFEPVTRAQVADALSAASAVGDDSIQEKATGQVDPDSFTHGSSAQRQRWFERGYERGATSCDTLSVPASSL; encoded by the coding sequence ATGACGTTCAACGACGACACCCGGCTGCAGGGCGGCAAGGTCAAGCGCCGCGGGCGCACCACGGCCATCGGCGGCGGCGCGGTCGGCGTCACCGCGATCGTGGTGTTCCTCATCGCGCAGTTCACCGGCGTCGACCTGGGCGGACTCGTCGGTGGCGGCGGAGGCCTCACCCCGATCCAGCAGGGCGGCGCCGAGGCGACCCCGATCGCCGAGTGCCGGACCGGTCGCGACGCCAACGCCGACGTCGAGTGCCGGATGGAGGGCGCAGCCGAGTCACTCGACGCCTACTGGAGCGCCGAGTCGCGGGAGCTCGGGACGGCCTACTCGACGCCCGACTTCTTCCTGTTCGACGGGTCCACCGACACCGGGTGCGGCACCGCGTCGGCGGCGACCGGGCCGTTCTACTGCCCGCCGGACCGCGCGGTCTTCCTGGACACCGCGTTCTACGACGACCTGCAATCGACCTACGGGTCCTCGGGCGGGCCGCTCGCGCAGATGTACGTCGTCGCGCACGAGTGGGGCCACCACGTGCAGCAGCTGCAGGGCACCTTCGCGGCCACCGACCGGAGCGGCACCGGCGCCGCGTCCGGCAGCGTCCGCGTCGAGCTGCAGGCGGACTGCTACGCGGGCGCGTGGGTCGGCGATGCGGCCACGACGAAGGCGGCGGACGGCTCCACGTTCTTCGAGCCGGTGACGCGTGCCCAGGTCGCCGACGCCCTGTCCGCGGCGAGCGCCGTCGGTGACGACAGCATCCAGGAGAAGGCGACCGGCCAGGTCGACCCGGACTCCTTCACGCACGGGTCCAGCGCCCAGCGGCAGCGGTGGTTCGAGCGCGGGTACGAGCGTGGGGCGACGAGCTGCGACACGCTGAGCGTCCCCGCCTCGTCGCTCTAG
- a CDS encoding NAD(P)H-hydrate epimerase, with product MDGYSGDQIRAAERGHLDAGEPLMQRAADGLATVVGELLDDPAVRPGDGPGSVLVLAGSGDNGGDALFAGARLASAGRHVTVLRVGSRVHEAGLAAARGAGARLLDDPVVDGSAGPAAGAADILHVATPPVGERLARIGREAALEADLVLDGILGIGGGGPLRSPARAVVAGLRELAREQRAPFVVAVDVPSGIDVDTGGIADDHVLHADVTVTFGGVKAGLLRGPAATLAGRIELVDVGIGADLAAVEPLVRT from the coding sequence ATGGACGGTTACAGCGGCGATCAGATCCGAGCGGCGGAACGCGGGCACCTGGACGCGGGCGAGCCGCTGATGCAGCGGGCCGCGGACGGGTTGGCGACGGTCGTCGGGGAGCTGCTCGACGACCCGGCGGTCCGTCCCGGCGACGGCCCGGGGTCGGTGCTGGTCCTCGCCGGCAGCGGCGACAACGGCGGGGACGCCCTGTTCGCGGGTGCGCGGTTGGCGTCGGCCGGGAGGCACGTCACGGTCCTGCGCGTCGGCTCACGTGTCCACGAGGCGGGCCTGGCAGCGGCCCGCGGGGCCGGGGCGCGCCTCCTGGACGACCCGGTGGTCGACGGCTCGGCCGGTCCGGCGGCGGGTGCGGCGGACATCCTGCACGTGGCGACGCCGCCGGTCGGTGAGCGACTGGCGCGGATCGGCCGGGAGGCCGCCCTCGAGGCGGACCTGGTGCTCGACGGGATCCTCGGGATCGGTGGTGGCGGACCGCTGCGGTCGCCGGCGCGGGCGGTCGTGGCCGGTCTCCGCGAGCTGGCGCGGGAGCAGCGTGCACCGTTCGTGGTGGCCGTCGACGTGCCGAGCGGCATCGACGTCGACACCGGCGGTATCGCCGACGACCACGTGCTGCACGCCGACGTCACCGTGACGTTCGGCGGGGTGAAGGCCGGGCTGCTCCGCGGGCCCGCGGCGACGCTCGCAGGACGGATCGAACTCGTCGACGTCGGGATCGGTGCGGACCTGGCGGCGGTGGAGCCGCTGGTCCGCACCTGA
- a CDS encoding alpha/beta fold hydrolase — MSLVPEAPRPRVVMSPDGLPLATYDFGDPDAPAVLAVHGFASGALLNWHASGWTRDLVRAGRRVIAFDQRGHGASGKPHAPHSYSMDLLVDDVTAVIDTYLLDDVAFVGYSLGARVGWHTAERMTDRISRAVLGGIPDADPMRRVRVDQARAYITDGTPVEDRVTNGYLTMAAGVEGNDLGALVAMVEGMRDSIEPTPENAPTQPLLLAAGSEDGIKDSALRLAETASHATFVEIPGRNHFNAPTSRHFREAAIAFLGDGLSGDR; from the coding sequence ATGTCTCTCGTCCCCGAAGCACCCCGCCCCCGGGTGGTCATGTCCCCGGACGGCCTGCCGCTCGCCACCTACGACTTCGGCGACCCGGACGCACCCGCGGTCCTCGCCGTGCACGGGTTCGCCTCCGGAGCGCTGCTCAACTGGCACGCCTCCGGCTGGACCCGCGACCTGGTCCGCGCCGGACGCCGGGTCATCGCGTTCGACCAGCGCGGCCACGGTGCCAGCGGGAAGCCGCACGCACCGCACAGCTACTCGATGGACCTGCTCGTCGACGACGTCACCGCCGTCATCGACACGTACCTGCTCGACGACGTCGCGTTCGTCGGGTACTCGCTCGGCGCTCGCGTCGGGTGGCACACCGCCGAGCGGATGACCGACCGGATCTCGCGGGCCGTCCTGGGCGGCATCCCGGACGCCGACCCGATGCGGCGCGTCCGCGTCGACCAGGCGCGGGCGTACATCACCGACGGCACGCCCGTCGAGGACCGCGTCACCAACGGCTACCTGACGATGGCGGCCGGCGTCGAGGGCAACGACCTCGGCGCGCTCGTCGCCATGGTCGAGGGGATGCGGGACAGCATCGAACCGACGCCGGAGAACGCGCCCACGCAGCCGCTGCTGCTCGCCGCGGGCAGCGAGGACGGCATCAAGGACAGCGCACTGCGGCTCGCCGAGACGGCGTCGCACGCCACGTTCGTCGAGATCCCGGGGCGGAACCACTTCAATGCGCCGACGTCGCGGCACTTCCGGGAGGCGGCGATCGCGTTCCTGGGGGACGGCCTGTCCGGCGACCGCTGA
- a CDS encoding aldo/keto reductase, producing the protein MDYRLLGNSGTVVSSLTLGTMTFGSEADEPTSHAIIEAFVAGGGTFIDTADVYSANESERIIGRWLQAHPTEAQQVVLATKGRFPQGDGPNDLGLSRRHLRVALDASLERLGVDHIDLYQMHAWDALTPIEETLRFLDDAVSAGKIGSYGFSNYLGYQVTKAVYEAKAHGWAPPVTLQPQYNLLVRDIEHEVVPACLDAGIGLLPWSPLAGGWLSGKYQRDEAPTGSTRLGEDPTRGMEAWEARNADERTWQVLDAVSSVAEEHGASRSQVSLAWLLARPAVTSVILGARTVEQLQDNLGAADLMLADAELTALTDASAPRVDDYPYGTAGVAQRERKTTGGR; encoded by the coding sequence ATGGACTACAGACTCCTCGGCAACAGCGGGACAGTGGTGTCTTCGCTGACCCTCGGCACCATGACGTTCGGCAGCGAAGCCGACGAACCCACCTCCCACGCCATCATCGAAGCCTTCGTGGCCGGCGGCGGCACCTTCATCGACACCGCCGACGTGTACTCGGCGAACGAGTCCGAGCGGATCATCGGCCGCTGGCTCCAGGCCCACCCGACCGAGGCCCAGCAGGTCGTCCTCGCCACCAAGGGCCGCTTCCCGCAGGGCGACGGACCGAACGACCTCGGGCTGTCGCGCCGGCACCTCCGCGTCGCGCTCGACGCCTCGCTCGAGCGGCTCGGCGTCGACCACATCGACCTCTACCAGATGCACGCGTGGGACGCCCTGACCCCGATCGAGGAGACCCTGCGCTTCCTCGACGACGCCGTCTCGGCCGGCAAGATCGGCTCGTACGGGTTCTCGAACTACCTCGGCTACCAGGTGACCAAGGCCGTGTACGAGGCGAAGGCGCACGGCTGGGCACCGCCCGTCACCCTGCAGCCGCAGTACAACCTGCTCGTCCGTGACATCGAGCACGAGGTCGTGCCCGCCTGCCTCGACGCCGGCATCGGCCTGCTGCCGTGGTCGCCGCTCGCCGGAGGCTGGCTGTCCGGCAAGTACCAGCGCGACGAGGCCCCGACCGGCTCGACCCGTCTCGGCGAGGACCCGACGCGCGGCATGGAGGCGTGGGAGGCCCGCAACGCGGACGAGCGCACCTGGCAGGTGCTCGACGCGGTGTCGAGCGTCGCCGAGGAACACGGGGCCTCGCGCTCCCAGGTGTCCCTCGCCTGGTTGCTCGCCCGCCCGGCCGTGACGAGCGTCATCCTCGGTGCCCGGACCGTCGAGCAGCTGCAGGACAACCTCGGCGCCGCGGACCTGATGCTCGCGGACGCCGAACTCACCGCGCTCACCGACGCCAGCGCACCGCGGGTCGACGACTACCCGTACGGCACCGCCGGGGTGGCACAGCGCGAGCGGAAGACCACCGGCGGTCGCTGA
- a CDS encoding ArnT family glycosyltransferase → MPSRRAPGMLDRAGVRITALVLLAVAAAYQCFWRIGSANIGGDEATYVKAGLAYVHGQFDQNREHPPTAKYLFGLAQLIGGPGALAPRVLVASLVVLGAAVMFVWLRAEVGFWSGFAAATLWTLTPRGGAGERLDRVALLDPVMVFFAITALFAIWMWIRTDRWWWVPLSAVLMAASVTSKVSTLVLLPVFVLAPVLFGRWRALLVAAVVWGATFVVAVVALYAPMGMRSAVLYMLTFQEGQNESGHLVSLAGHTYQFAPWWANWWFLLHGVGTPVVVVLAVGVLLAFVVRPDRFVVFLVAPLLLLVVFYSVVAEIALPTYYAAWMPFIVLLAAVGIGRLVQLRPWWLTSAVAVVLVGVAVLGSLSTASTIWESRATGVARLLPLLRHEGVRQGKVYFGAITPSDYDQYVGDRGVRDVVDAPFVAIVVGHDRRFPLPAEVQELLAHERASFDRVKLDGVVAWIPDGEIVRTQDGGLTVRR, encoded by the coding sequence GTGCCGAGTCGCCGTGCCCCTGGGATGCTCGACCGCGCGGGGGTCAGGATCACCGCGTTGGTCCTGCTCGCCGTCGCTGCCGCCTACCAGTGCTTCTGGCGCATCGGCTCCGCCAACATCGGCGGTGACGAGGCGACGTACGTCAAGGCGGGACTCGCGTACGTGCACGGGCAGTTCGACCAGAACCGCGAGCACCCGCCGACCGCGAAGTACCTGTTCGGGCTCGCGCAGCTGATCGGCGGACCAGGAGCCCTGGCGCCCCGCGTGCTCGTCGCGTCGCTCGTGGTGCTCGGCGCCGCGGTCATGTTCGTCTGGCTCCGGGCCGAGGTCGGCTTCTGGTCGGGCTTCGCCGCCGCCACGCTCTGGACGCTGACACCCCGCGGTGGAGCGGGTGAGCGGCTCGACCGAGTCGCACTGCTCGATCCCGTGATGGTCTTCTTCGCGATCACCGCCCTGTTCGCCATCTGGATGTGGATCCGCACCGATCGCTGGTGGTGGGTCCCGCTGTCCGCGGTCCTGATGGCGGCCTCGGTGACGTCGAAGGTCTCCACGCTCGTGCTGTTGCCGGTGTTCGTGCTCGCCCCGGTCCTCTTCGGGCGCTGGCGTGCACTGCTCGTCGCGGCGGTGGTGTGGGGAGCGACGTTCGTCGTCGCCGTCGTGGCGCTGTACGCCCCGATGGGGATGCGCTCGGCCGTGCTGTACATGCTGACGTTCCAGGAGGGGCAGAACGAGAGCGGTCACCTCGTCTCGCTCGCCGGCCACACGTACCAGTTCGCTCCCTGGTGGGCGAACTGGTGGTTCCTGCTCCACGGCGTCGGCACCCCCGTCGTCGTGGTGCTCGCCGTCGGGGTGCTGCTGGCGTTCGTCGTCCGACCGGACCGGTTCGTGGTGTTCCTGGTCGCGCCGCTGCTGCTGCTCGTGGTGTTCTACTCGGTCGTGGCCGAGATCGCACTGCCGACCTACTACGCCGCCTGGATGCCGTTCATCGTGCTGCTCGCGGCCGTCGGCATCGGGCGTCTCGTGCAGCTCCGACCCTGGTGGCTGACGAGCGCCGTCGCGGTGGTCCTCGTCGGGGTGGCCGTGCTCGGCAGCCTGTCCACGGCGTCGACGATCTGGGAGTCACGGGCGACCGGCGTCGCCCGGCTGCTGCCGCTGCTCCGCCACGAGGGTGTCCGGCAGGGGAAGGTGTACTTCGGTGCGATCACGCCGAGCGACTACGACCAGTACGTCGGCGACCGCGGTGTCCGCGACGTCGTCGACGCGCCGTTCGTCGCCATCGTCGTCGGGCACGACCGGCGGTTCCCGCTGCCGGCAGAGGTGCAGGAGCTGCTCGCGCACGAACGGGCGTCGTTCGACCGGGTCAAGCTCGACGGCGTCGTGGCGTGGATCCCCGACGGCGAGATCGTCCGGACGCAGGACGGCGGCCTGACGGTCCGGCGCTGA
- the msrB gene encoding peptide-methionine (R)-S-oxide reductase MsrB, with amino-acid sequence MAYNVDKSDAQWREELSPDQYAVLRQAGTERPWTGELLDEERAGVYTCAACGAELFKSGTKFDSGCGWPSFYESVDPAAVQLIEDKSLGMARTEVRCANCGGHLGHVFPDGFGTPTGDRYCMNSISLNFSAEK; translated from the coding sequence ATGGCATACAACGTCGACAAGTCCGACGCCCAGTGGCGCGAGGAACTCTCGCCGGACCAGTACGCCGTGCTCCGCCAGGCCGGCACGGAGCGCCCGTGGACCGGTGAACTCCTCGACGAGGAGCGCGCCGGCGTCTACACGTGTGCGGCGTGCGGCGCGGAGCTGTTCAAGAGCGGTACGAAGTTCGACTCCGGCTGCGGCTGGCCGTCGTTCTACGAGTCGGTCGACCCGGCGGCGGTTCAGCTCATCGAGGACAAGTCCCTCGGCATGGCCCGCACCGAGGTCCGCTGCGCGAACTGCGGCGGCCACCTCGGCCACGTGTTCCCGGACGGCTTCGGGACGCCCACGGGCGACCGCTACTGCATGAACTCGATCTCGCTCAACTTCTCGGCCGAGAAGTAG
- a CDS encoding GNAT family N-acetyltransferase: protein MSGHSVHRARWEHLTTDELYDIVRLRNRVFALEQRVTAEDYDGRDRDPDTEHWWSGDADTPAVGYLRLVRPAADEPHPADSAAPTRVIGRVATHPDHRGQGVAGRLVAAVLAEHGHEAFVLHAQQYVAALYERHGFVRFGAPYDEAGITHVGMYRPAS from the coding sequence ATGTCCGGTCATTCCGTCCACCGTGCCCGCTGGGAACACCTGACGACCGACGAACTGTACGACATCGTCCGGCTGCGGAACCGGGTGTTCGCCCTCGAACAGCGCGTCACGGCCGAGGACTACGACGGCCGTGACCGGGACCCCGACACCGAGCACTGGTGGTCCGGCGACGCCGACACCCCCGCCGTCGGCTACCTCCGCCTGGTCCGGCCGGCCGCCGACGAACCACACCCCGCCGACAGCGCCGCGCCGACCCGGGTCATCGGCCGGGTCGCCACGCACCCGGACCACCGCGGACAGGGCGTCGCCGGCCGACTCGTGGCCGCCGTGCTCGCCGAACACGGACACGAGGCGTTCGTCCTGCACGCCCAGCAGTACGTCGCCGCGCTCTACGAACGCCACGGCTTCGTCCGCTTCGGCGCCCCCTACGACGAGGCCGGCATCACCCACGTCGGCATGTACCGCCCGGCGTCCTGA
- a CDS encoding DUF2332 family protein: MDTRQRYRTYADRIAPVSPAYAAWARSVDDDLVALLDELPATQRQPELLFAVARRLGADPTDVASLRTLGREARPALVAALTTATVQANDPRRLAPVVPVLAALSAASDRPIGLLDVGAAAGLCSIPDRVTLDHRQPDGPAGAPGSLVRVHTAVAGPAVHLVADVTGTPPEPAASPIRIGARVALDPEPIDPAAPGALERLVEAVPPEATDRTALMAEALRATLVAPPVRIRGRVPEDLDRALDALPDDCEPVVLTTGTLVYVPGAGRQRLVDRLRERRVRWVALERTGILAGVAATLPADVEAADPDAFATLSLDGRALAVSDAFGTRVRWFGRALG; the protein is encoded by the coding sequence ATGGACACCCGCCAGCGCTACCGCACCTACGCCGACCGGATCGCGCCCGTCTCACCCGCCTACGCGGCCTGGGCCCGCTCCGTCGACGACGACCTGGTCGCGCTCCTCGACGAGCTCCCCGCCACCCAGCGGCAGCCCGAGCTCCTGTTCGCGGTCGCCCGACGACTCGGCGCCGACCCGACGGACGTCGCGTCGCTCCGCACCCTCGGACGGGAGGCCCGCCCCGCCCTGGTCGCGGCCCTCACCACCGCCACGGTGCAGGCCAACGACCCGCGCCGGCTCGCCCCCGTCGTGCCGGTGCTCGCGGCACTCTCCGCCGCGTCGGACCGGCCGATCGGGCTGCTCGACGTCGGTGCGGCCGCCGGGCTCTGCTCGATCCCGGACCGGGTGACGCTCGACCACCGGCAGCCCGACGGTCCGGCCGGGGCACCGGGGTCGCTCGTCCGGGTGCACACCGCGGTCGCGGGTCCCGCCGTGCACCTGGTCGCCGACGTCACCGGGACGCCTCCGGAGCCGGCAGCGTCCCCGATCCGGATCGGCGCGCGGGTGGCCCTCGACCCCGAGCCGATCGATCCCGCGGCACCGGGAGCGCTCGAGCGCCTAGTCGAGGCCGTCCCACCCGAGGCGACGGACCGGACCGCCCTGATGGCGGAGGCGTTGCGGGCGACGCTGGTGGCGCCTCCCGTCCGGATCCGCGGCCGCGTGCCGGAGGACCTGGACCGGGCCCTCGACGCGCTGCCCGACGACTGCGAGCCGGTCGTGCTGACCACCGGCACCCTGGTCTACGTGCCGGGTGCCGGACGGCAGCGATTGGTCGACCGCCTGCGCGAGCGGCGTGTCCGGTGGGTGGCGCTCGAGCGCACCGGGATCCTCGCCGGGGTCGCCGCGACGCTGCCGGCGGACGTCGAGGCCGCCGATCCGGACGCGTTCGCGACGCTGTCCCTCGACGGCCGGGCGCTCGCCGTGTCCGACGCGTTCGGCACCCGGGTCCGGTGGTTCGGCCGCGCGCTGGGCTGA
- a CDS encoding DUF3263 domain-containing protein: MTALPTDELTELAKHVLAFEHERARHDRTKEAEIRVEFDMSPTRYYQVLNRVIDSPAALAYDPQLVTRLQRLRRARTSARAARSFVAPPADHEGREEER, encoded by the coding sequence GTGACCGCCCTCCCCACCGACGAGCTCACCGAGCTCGCCAAGCACGTGCTCGCGTTCGAGCACGAGCGGGCACGGCACGACCGGACGAAGGAAGCGGAGATCCGCGTCGAGTTCGACATGTCGCCGACGCGGTACTACCAGGTGCTGAACCGGGTGATCGACTCGCCGGCGGCCCTGGCGTACGACCCGCAGCTGGTGACCCGGCTGCAGCGTCTCCGCCGGGCCCGGACCAGTGCCCGTGCCGCCCGCAGTTTCGTCGCGCCCCCGGCCGACCACGAAGGACGTGAAGAGGAACGATGA
- a CDS encoding LytR C-terminal domain-containing protein — translation MTRFPRDRFDDVTDGPRVGAHRGAARRGGGWVVFAWAALATGVLVGAGVLVLALANGSVQFTEGSGGASSAPSSSASSTPTSGASAGSEPSDQASTAAPAAGGSPTDQGSTTLVVLNGTSTTGLAANASSKLTGAGWKVTSTGDAGTTGSTQTIVYYQQASQAAVAQGIAKSLGTSAVQQSSAFPNADVSVVLGADFTG, via the coding sequence ATGACGAGATTCCCGCGAGACCGGTTCGACGACGTCACCGACGGCCCACGCGTCGGCGCGCACCGCGGTGCCGCCCGTCGGGGTGGCGGGTGGGTCGTGTTCGCCTGGGCAGCACTCGCGACGGGTGTCCTGGTCGGCGCCGGTGTGCTCGTGCTCGCGCTCGCCAACGGCAGCGTGCAGTTCACCGAGGGCAGCGGTGGGGCCTCGTCGGCACCGTCCTCCTCGGCGAGCTCGACCCCGACCAGCGGTGCGTCGGCCGGTTCGGAGCCGTCGGACCAGGCCTCCACCGCGGCACCGGCGGCGGGTGGGTCCCCGACCGACCAGGGGTCGACCACCCTCGTCGTGCTGAACGGGACCTCGACGACGGGGCTCGCCGCGAACGCCTCGTCGAAGCTCACCGGCGCCGGGTGGAAGGTGACGTCCACGGGCGACGCCGGTACCACCGGGTCGACGCAGACCATCGTCTACTACCAGCAGGCGTCACAGGCAGCGGTCGCCCAGGGCATCGCGAAGTCGCTCGGGACCTCCGCGGTGCAGCAGTCGTCGGCCTTCCCGAACGCCGACGTCTCGGTCGTCCTCGGCGCTGACTTCACCGGCTGA
- a CDS encoding cold-shock protein, which yields MANGTVKWFNAEKGFGFITVDGGGQDVFVHYSAIDMNGYKVLEEGQAVTFDVGTGSKGPQAESVRPA from the coding sequence ATGGCCAACGGAACCGTGAAGTGGTTCAACGCCGAGAAGGGCTTCGGCTTCATCACCGTGGATGGAGGGGGCCAGGACGTGTTCGTGCACTACTCGGCCATCGACATGAACGGCTACAAGGTCCTCGAGGAGGGCCAGGCGGTGACGTTCGACGTCGGGACCGGGTCGAAGGGCCCGCAGGCCGAGTCGGTCCGCCCCGCCTGA
- the groL gene encoding chaperonin GroEL (60 kDa chaperone family; promotes refolding of misfolded polypeptides especially under stressful conditions; forms two stacked rings of heptamers to form a barrel-shaped 14mer; ends can be capped by GroES; misfolded proteins enter the barrel where they are refolded when GroES binds), translated as MAKIIAFNEEARRGLERGLNQLADAVKVTLGPRGRNVVLEKKWGAPTITNDGVSIAKEIELDDPYEKIGAELVKEVAKKTDDVAGDGTTTATVLAQALVREGLRNVAAGADPISLKRGIEKAVAAVSEQLLADAKEIETKDQIAATASISAADPTIGALIAEAIDKVGKEGVVTVEESNTFGTELELTEGMRFDKGYLSQYFVTDPERQEAVFEDAYVLIVNSKISNIKDLLPVVDKVIQAGKQLLIIAEDVDGEALATLVVNKIRGIFKSVAVKAPGFGDRRKAMLQDIAILTGGQVISEEVGLKLENATLDLLGRARKVVITKDETTIVEGAGDAEQIAGRVRQIRSEIEATDSDYDREKLQERLAKLAGGVAVIKAGAATEVELKERKHRIEDAVRNAKAAVEEGIVAGGGVALIQAGKVALDGLSLEGDEATGANIVRVAIDAPLKQIALNAGLEPGVVAARVRELESGWGLNAATGEYVDLIAAGIIDPAKVTRSALQNAASIAGLFLTTEAVVADKPEKNPAMPAGDPTGGMDF; from the coding sequence ATGGCAAAGATCATTGCTTTCAACGAAGAGGCCCGACGCGGCCTCGAGCGCGGCCTCAACCAGCTGGCCGACGCCGTGAAGGTGACGCTCGGCCCGCGCGGCCGCAACGTCGTCCTCGAGAAGAAGTGGGGCGCCCCCACGATCACGAACGACGGTGTCTCCATCGCCAAGGAGATCGAGCTCGACGACCCGTACGAGAAGATCGGTGCGGAGCTCGTCAAGGAGGTCGCCAAGAAGACCGACGACGTCGCCGGTGACGGCACGACCACCGCAACGGTGCTCGCCCAGGCGCTCGTCCGTGAAGGCCTGCGCAACGTCGCAGCCGGCGCCGACCCCATCTCCCTGAAGCGCGGCATCGAGAAGGCCGTCGCGGCCGTCTCCGAGCAGCTGCTCGCCGACGCCAAGGAGATCGAGACCAAGGACCAGATCGCCGCCACCGCGTCGATCTCGGCCGCTGACCCGACCATCGGCGCGCTCATCGCCGAGGCCATCGACAAGGTCGGCAAGGAAGGTGTCGTCACCGTCGAGGAGTCGAACACCTTCGGCACCGAGCTCGAGCTGACCGAGGGCATGCGCTTCGACAAGGGCTACCTGTCGCAGTACTTCGTGACCGATCCCGAGCGTCAGGAAGCCGTCTTCGAAGACGCGTACGTCCTGATCGTCAACTCGAAGATCTCGAACATCAAGGACCTCCTGCCGGTCGTCGACAAGGTGATCCAGGCGGGCAAGCAGCTCCTGATCATCGCCGAGGACGTCGACGGCGAGGCCCTGGCCACGCTCGTCGTGAACAAGATCCGCGGCATCTTCAAGTCCGTCGCCGTCAAGGCCCCGGGCTTCGGCGACCGTCGCAAGGCCATGCTGCAGGACATCGCGATCCTCACCGGTGGCCAGGTCATCTCGGAAGAGGTCGGCCTCAAGCTCGAGAACGCGACGCTCGACCTCCTCGGTCGTGCCCGCAAGGTCGTCATCACCAAGGACGAGACGACCATCGTCGAGGGTGCCGGCGACGCTGAGCAGATCGCCGGCCGCGTCCGTCAGATCCGCTCCGAGATCGAGGCGACCGACTCCGACTACGACCGCGAGAAGCTCCAGGAGCGCCTCGCGAAGCTCGCCGGTGGCGTCGCCGTCATCAAGGCGGGTGCCGCGACCGAGGTCGAGCTCAAGGAGCGCAAGCACCGCATCGAGGACGCCGTCCGCAACGCGAAGGCTGCCGTCGAAGAGGGCATCGTCGCCGGTGGTGGCGTCGCCCTCATCCAGGCCGGCAAGGTCGCGCTCGACGGTCTCTCGCTCGAGGGCGACGAGGCGACCGGCGCGAACATCGTCCGCGTCGCCATCGACGCACCGCTCAAGCAGATCGCGCTCAACGCCGGTCTCGAGCCGGGTGTCGTCGCTGCTCGGGTCCGCGAGCTCGAGTCCGGTTGGGGCCTCAACGCCGCGACCGGTGAGTACGTCGACCTGATCGCCGCGGGCATCATCGACCCCGCCAAGGTCACGCGCTCGGCGCTGCAGAACGCCGCGTCGATCGCCGGTCTGTTCCTCACGACCGAGGCCGTCGTGGCCGACAAGCCGGAGAAGAACCCGGCCATGCCGGCCGGCGACCCCACAGGTGGCATGGACTTCTAG